A window of the Lactuca sativa cultivar Salinas chromosome 7, Lsat_Salinas_v11, whole genome shotgun sequence genome harbors these coding sequences:
- the LOC111879593 gene encoding PTI1-like tyrosine-protein kinase At3g15890 produces the protein MGSACSCCESDKVDEGVLSRDGHSPWRIFTFKELHSATNGFSEDNKLGEGGFGSVYWGKTSDGLQIAVKQLKSMNSKAEMEFAVEVEVLGRVRHKNLLGLRGYCASAEQRLIVYDYMPNLSLLSHLHGQFANEVQLDWKKRMKVAIGSAEGLLYLHHEVTPHIIHRDIKASNVLLDSNFDPLVADFGFAKLIPDGVSHMTTRVKGTLGYLAPEYAMWGKVSESCDVYSFGILLLELVTGRKPIEKLPGGVKRTITEWAEPYIEKGRFRELADPKLRGNFDEEQLKQFINAAALCVQSEPERRPNMKEVVELLKGNEPKGKVMQLRLKSVKYGDDLVSMDQASDEDYDSDAKGGGRYDESDAYGVFGAMSNVQRMHDPYKRYADRMGKKG, from the exons ATGGGTTCCGCCTGCAGCTGTTGTGAGTCAGACAAGGTTGATGAAGG ggttctctcaagaGATGGTCATTCTCCATGGCGGATCTTTACCTTCAAGGAGTTGCATTCAGCCACTAACGGTTTCAGTGAAGATAATAAGCTTGGAGAAGGAGGTTTTGGAAGCGTTTACTGGGGAAAAACGTCCGATGGTCTTCAG ATCGCAGTGAAGCAATTGAAATCGATGAATTCAAAGGCTGAGATGGAATTCGCAGTGGAAGTGGAAGTTCTTGGAAGGGTACGTCACAAGAATCTGTTGGGACTGAGGGGTTATTGCGCTTCGGCTGAACAACGACTTATAGTCTATGATTACATGCCGAATCTTAGTTTGTTATCTCACCTCCATGGCCAATTTGCTAATGAAGTTCAACTTGATTGGAAAAAGAGAATGAAAGTTGCTATCGGCTCAGCTGAGGGACTATT GTACTTGCACCATGAAGTAACACCCCACATAATCCACAGAGACATAAAGGCAAGTAACGTCCTCCTAGACTCGAACTTCGATCCACTAGTAGCTGATTTTGGGTTCGCTAAGCTAATCCCAGATGGTGTTAGTCACATGACCACAAGGGTGAAGGGAACCCTAGGTTACCTAGCTCCTGAATACGCCATGTGGGGAAAGGTCTCAGAAAGCTGCGATGTTTACAGTTTTGGCATTCTTCTCCTTGAACTTGTTACAGGAAGAAAACCCATTGAGAAGCTCCCTGGAGGTGTCAAACGAACCATAACCGAATGGGCTGAACCTTACATTGAAAAAGGTCGTTTTCGCGAGCTGGCTGACCCAAAACTGAGAGGCAATTTTGACGAGGAACAGTTGAAACAGTTCATAAATGCTGCGGCACTTTGTGTGCAAAGTGAGCCAGAGAGGAGGCCTAATATGAAAGAAGTTGTGGAGCTGCTTAAAGGGAATGAACCTAAAGGGAAAGTTATGCAGTTGAGGTTGAAGAGTGTCAAGTATGGTGATGATCTTGTGAGTATGGATCAAGCTAGTGATGAGGATTATGACAGTGATGCAAAGGGTGGTGGTCGGTATGATGAAAGTGATGCTTATGGAGTGTTTGGTGCCATGAGTAATGTGCAGAGGATGCATGATCCATACAAGAGGTATGCAGATAGAATGGGGAAGAAAGGCTGA